The following proteins come from a genomic window of Iamia sp. SCSIO 61187:
- a CDS encoding UDP-glucose/GDP-mannose dehydrogenase family protein has protein sequence MGQKIAVIGTGYVGLTTGACLSHLGHDVVCADVVPEKVDALNRGEIPILEAGLDELVHAGVAAGLLSFVLGAENAVGDAEFVFLCLPTPQGADGAADLSFIKSAAAHVGPLLRPGSIVINKSTVPVGSAGEVAKKLERDDVSVVSNPEFLREGTAVDDFLHPDRVVIGSDDEDAARRVADLYAKLPGEVLITDPASAETIKYASNAFLATKISFVNAMAAVCEEVGADVSDVVKGMGLDQRIGNKFLVPGPGWGGSCFPKDSHALVRIAENSGYQFGLLRSVIAVNEEQFGRVANKITRFAGGSVEGKTVAVWGLTFKARTDDMRDSPAINIINRLLEVGATVRAYDPAVDDSDDPRLAGVEIVGDPYEAVTGADVLAVLTEWPEFAELDFAKVGDLIGTKAVVDGRNLLDGAALKAAGFAYDGIGRR, from the coding sequence ATGGGCCAGAAGATCGCGGTGATCGGCACCGGGTACGTGGGGCTCACCACCGGCGCGTGCCTGAGCCACCTGGGCCACGACGTGGTGTGCGCCGACGTCGTGCCCGAGAAGGTCGACGCCCTCAACCGGGGCGAGATCCCCATCCTCGAGGCCGGGCTCGACGAGCTGGTGCACGCCGGCGTGGCCGCCGGCCTGCTGTCGTTCGTGCTGGGCGCCGAGAACGCCGTCGGCGACGCCGAGTTCGTCTTCCTGTGCCTGCCCACCCCCCAGGGCGCCGACGGCGCCGCCGACCTCAGCTTCATCAAGTCCGCCGCCGCCCACGTCGGGCCGCTGCTCCGTCCCGGCAGCATCGTGATCAACAAGTCCACCGTGCCCGTCGGCTCGGCCGGCGAGGTGGCCAAGAAGCTCGAGCGCGACGACGTGTCGGTGGTCTCCAACCCGGAGTTCCTGCGCGAGGGCACGGCCGTCGACGACTTCCTCCACCCCGACCGGGTCGTCATCGGCAGCGACGACGAGGACGCCGCCCGCCGCGTCGCCGACCTCTACGCCAAGCTCCCCGGCGAGGTGCTGATCACCGACCCGGCCTCGGCCGAGACGATCAAGTACGCCTCGAACGCCTTCCTGGCCACCAAGATCAGCTTCGTCAACGCCATGGCCGCGGTGTGCGAGGAGGTCGGCGCCGACGTCTCCGACGTGGTCAAGGGCATGGGCCTCGACCAGCGCATCGGCAACAAGTTCCTGGTCCCCGGGCCCGGGTGGGGCGGCAGCTGCTTCCCCAAGGACTCCCACGCCCTGGTCCGCATCGCCGAGAACTCCGGCTACCAGTTCGGCCTGCTCCGCAGCGTCATCGCCGTGAACGAGGAGCAGTTCGGGCGGGTCGCCAACAAGATCACCCGCTTCGCCGGAGGCTCCGTCGAGGGCAAGACCGTCGCCGTGTGGGGCCTGACGTTCAAGGCCCGCACCGACGACATGCGCGACTCTCCGGCCATCAACATCATCAACCGCCTGCTCGAGGTGGGGGCCACCGTCCGGGCCTACGACCCGGCCGTGGACGACAGCGACGACCCCCGGCTGGCGGGCGTCGAGATCGTGGGCGACCCCTACGAGGCGGTGACCGGCGCCGACGTCCTCGCCGTGCTGACCGAGTGGCCCGAGTTCGCCGAGCTCGACTTCGCCAAGGTCGGCGACCTGATCGGCACCAAGGCCGTGGTCGACGGGCGCAACCTGCTCGACGGGGCCGCCCTGAAGGCGGCCGGGTTCGCCTACGACGGCATCGGACGGCGCTGA
- a CDS encoding UDP-glucuronic acid decarboxylase family protein — MARIVVTGGAGFLGSHLCDALLARGDEVVCLDNLATGSTHNIEHLFGRSDFTFVEHDVSTYVWVPGPVDTVMHLASPASPIDFERIPIQILKVGGLGTHNTLGLAKAKGARFFLSSTSEVYGDPQVHPQPETYWGNVNPIGPRGVYDEAKRFAEAMTMAYHRHHGLDVRIVRIFNTYGPRMRPDDGRAVSNFIVAALRGEPITIYGDGSQTRSFTYVDDEIRGFLALLDSDVTTPTNIGNPDEYTIRELAEMVIEVTGSTSEITTHPLPVDDPMQRKPDITKARELLGWEPTVHVRDGIARTAEHFAKLLADR; from the coding sequence GTGGCCCGCATCGTCGTCACCGGCGGGGCCGGGTTCCTGGGCTCGCACCTGTGCGACGCCCTGCTGGCCCGGGGCGACGAGGTCGTGTGCCTCGACAACCTGGCCACCGGGTCCACCCACAACATCGAGCACCTCTTCGGCCGGTCGGACTTCACCTTCGTGGAGCACGACGTGAGCACCTACGTCTGGGTCCCGGGCCCGGTCGACACGGTCATGCACCTGGCCAGCCCGGCCAGCCCGATCGACTTCGAGCGGATCCCCATCCAGATCCTCAAGGTCGGCGGGCTCGGCACCCACAACACCCTCGGGCTGGCCAAGGCCAAGGGGGCCCGGTTCTTCCTGTCCTCGACCAGCGAGGTCTACGGCGACCCGCAGGTGCACCCGCAGCCGGAGACCTACTGGGGCAACGTCAACCCCATCGGCCCCCGCGGTGTCTACGACGAGGCCAAGCGCTTCGCCGAGGCCATGACGATGGCGTACCACCGCCACCACGGCCTCGACGTCCGCATCGTCCGCATCTTCAACACGTACGGTCCCCGTATGCGCCCCGACGACGGGCGGGCCGTGAGCAACTTCATCGTCGCCGCCCTGCGGGGCGAGCCGATCACGATCTACGGCGACGGCAGCCAGACCCGCAGCTTCACCTACGTCGACGACGAGATCCGGGGCTTCCTCGCCCTGCTGGACTCCGACGTCACCACGCCGACCAACATCGGCAACCCCGACGAGTACACGATCCGCGAGCTGGCCGAGATGGTCATCGAGGTCACCGGCTCGACCTCGGAGATCACGACCCACCCGCTGCCCGTCGACGACCCCATGCAGCGCAAGCCCGACATCACCAAGGCCCGCGAGCTGCTGGGGTGGGAGCCGACGGTCCACGTCCGCGACGGCATCGCCCGCACCGCCGAGCACTTCGCCAAGCTCCTCGCCGACCGCTGA
- a CDS encoding type IV toxin-antitoxin system AbiEi family antitoxin domain-containing protein, producing MERWKDLTQAAERAHGIVTYDQLRGSGLSERQVRRWAGDGRLVDLGYGTYRLGGVPPGFDGEVLAAISAFPGETWAGFTTAGRLDDLPVWSPDGRIELVRPTGLSAERSVARVHRSTYLPVHHLTVVRGIPCTATPRTVFDLARTTGPNRLVRIIDRALDRRLCTMASLYRVLYELGGRGRPGTRRMRTVLEVLGLDHVPPESELEVVGFALLDGLGFTWQVEMSDERGYIRRVDGLHRPARLVVELDGAQHGREPQRSLDRDGDRRLHRLGYDVERLTWSDVARDGDATRQRIAARLVAAAA from the coding sequence ATGGAACGGTGGAAGGACCTCACCCAGGCGGCCGAGCGAGCGCACGGCATCGTCACCTACGACCAGCTGCGCGGCAGCGGCCTCTCCGAGCGGCAGGTGCGACGATGGGCCGGCGACGGGCGCCTCGTCGACCTCGGCTACGGGACGTACCGCCTCGGCGGGGTGCCGCCCGGCTTCGACGGGGAGGTCCTCGCCGCCATCAGCGCCTTCCCGGGGGAGACATGGGCGGGGTTCACCACCGCAGGGCGCCTCGACGACCTCCCCGTCTGGTCGCCGGACGGCCGCATCGAGCTGGTCCGGCCCACCGGCCTGAGCGCCGAGCGCTCCGTCGCCCGGGTCCACCGGAGCACCTACCTGCCCGTCCACCACCTCACCGTCGTGCGGGGCATCCCGTGCACGGCCACGCCCCGGACGGTGTTCGACCTCGCCCGCACGACCGGGCCGAACCGGCTGGTCCGCATCATCGATCGGGCCCTCGACCGGCGGCTGTGCACGATGGCGTCGCTCTACCGCGTCCTCTACGAGCTCGGCGGGCGAGGCCGCCCGGGCACCCGTCGGATGCGGACGGTGCTCGAGGTGCTCGGCCTCGACCACGTACCGCCGGAGAGCGAGCTCGAGGTGGTGGGGTTCGCCCTGCTCGACGGCCTCGGCTTCACCTGGCAGGTCGAGATGTCCGACGAGCGGGGCTACATCCGCCGGGTCGACGGCCTCCACCGGCCCGCCCGGCTCGTGGTCGAGCTCGACGGCGCCCAGCACGGCCGAGAGCCGCAGCGGTCGCTCGACCGCGACGGCGATCGCCGGCTCCACCGCCTGGGCTACGACGTCGAGCGTCTGACCTGGTCCGACGTCGCCCGCGACGGCGACGCCACGCGCCAGCGCATCGCCGCCCGCCTGGTCGCCGCCGCCGCCTGA
- the acnA gene encoding aconitate hydratase AcnA yields MASDSFGARRTLDVGGRSVDIYALDAATDDVGRLPYGLKVLLENLLRTEDGVKVSADDVSGLAAWQPGQTSDAEISFTPSRVLMQDFTGVPAVVDLAAMRDAMADLGGDPATIEPLVPVDLVIDHSIQVDHFAQRDSFDLNATLELQRNKERYEFLKWGQQAFESLRVVPPNMGICHQINLENLSQVVQLRDGVAFPDTLVGTDSHTPMVNGLGVVGWGVGGIEAEAAMLGQPVPLLVPKVTGLRLTGELPPGTTATDLVLTITELLRQHGVVGKFVELHGPALSQLRVEHRATIGNMSPEYGSTITISPVDDETLRYLRATGRPDDLVALVEAYAKEQGLWHDPSNDPQYDSVVELDMSTVVPSLAGPKRPQDRIPLDRAKDALSAVLNDPTATTYSAEDRAIAATFPASDPVSSPADDEAAKPHVVACDTTPAKSNKVDLTLADGTETSLDHGRVVIAAITSCTNTSNPDVMVAAGLLARNARAKGLTRRPWVKTSLAPGSKVVMDYYDRLDLTDELAAIGFDLVGYGCTTCIGNSGPLPAEISQAVQDNDLTVAAVLSGNRNFEGRINPDVRLNYLASPPLVVAYALSGTMSWDPLNEPLGTDTEGQPVMLADIWPDAGEVAEAVARATGADSFTTIYDTLFDGDDRWRAIDAPTGDRMDWDGESTYVRQPPYFEGLSPTPSPRRDIEGARVLALLGDSVTTDHISPAGNIKAESPAGRYLHDHGVEKADFNSYGSRRGNHEVMIRGTFANIRLRNQLLPGSEGGVTKHVPTGEAMDIYDASERYLADGTPLVVLAGAEYGSGSSRDWAAKGTALLGVRAVIAQSYERIHRSNLIGMGVLPLQLAEGDSVESLGLTGEEEITITGLSTLGDDEPVPPTLEVRAGDVTFTATVRIDTPTEQAYYRHGGVLPYVLRSIHQRTQDS; encoded by the coding sequence ATGGCCAGTGACAGCTTCGGAGCACGACGGACCCTCGATGTCGGAGGTCGGAGCGTCGACATCTACGCCCTCGACGCCGCCACCGACGACGTCGGGCGGCTGCCCTACGGCCTCAAGGTCCTGCTCGAGAACCTCCTCCGCACCGAGGACGGGGTGAAGGTCAGCGCCGACGACGTGTCCGGTCTGGCCGCCTGGCAGCCGGGCCAGACCAGCGACGCCGAGATCTCCTTCACCCCCTCGCGGGTGCTGATGCAGGACTTCACCGGCGTGCCCGCCGTCGTCGACCTGGCCGCCATGCGCGACGCCATGGCCGACCTCGGCGGCGACCCGGCCACCATCGAGCCCCTCGTCCCCGTCGACCTCGTCATCGACCACTCGATCCAGGTCGACCACTTCGCCCAGCGCGACTCCTTCGACCTCAACGCCACCCTCGAGCTCCAGCGCAACAAGGAGCGCTACGAGTTCCTCAAGTGGGGCCAGCAGGCCTTCGAGTCGCTGCGGGTCGTCCCGCCCAACATGGGCATCTGCCACCAGATCAACCTCGAGAACCTCTCCCAGGTCGTGCAGCTGCGCGACGGCGTCGCCTTCCCCGACACCCTCGTCGGCACCGACTCCCACACCCCGATGGTCAACGGGCTGGGCGTGGTGGGCTGGGGCGTCGGCGGCATCGAGGCCGAGGCGGCCATGCTCGGCCAGCCCGTCCCGCTGCTGGTGCCCAAGGTGACCGGCCTCCGCCTCACCGGCGAGCTCCCCCCCGGCACCACCGCCACCGACCTGGTCCTCACCATCACCGAGCTGCTCCGCCAGCACGGCGTGGTCGGCAAGTTCGTCGAGCTCCACGGGCCGGCGCTCTCGCAGCTCCGTGTCGAGCACCGGGCGACCATCGGCAACATGTCGCCCGAGTACGGGTCGACCATCACCATCTCCCCCGTCGACGACGAGACCCTGCGCTACCTGCGGGCCACCGGCCGCCCCGACGACCTGGTCGCCCTGGTCGAGGCCTACGCCAAGGAGCAGGGCCTCTGGCACGACCCCAGCAACGACCCGCAGTACGACTCGGTGGTCGAGCTCGACATGTCCACCGTCGTGCCCTCGCTGGCCGGCCCCAAGCGCCCCCAGGACCGCATCCCGCTCGACCGGGCCAAGGACGCCCTCTCGGCCGTCCTCAACGATCCCACCGCCACCACCTACTCGGCCGAGGACCGGGCCATCGCCGCCACCTTCCCGGCCAGCGACCCCGTCTCCTCCCCCGCCGACGATGAGGCCGCGAAGCCGCACGTCGTCGCCTGCGACACCACCCCGGCCAAGTCGAACAAGGTCGACCTGACCCTGGCCGATGGCACCGAGACGTCGCTCGACCACGGTCGGGTGGTCATCGCCGCCATCACCAGCTGCACCAACACGTCGAACCCCGACGTCATGGTCGCCGCCGGCCTCCTCGCCCGGAACGCCCGGGCCAAGGGCCTGACCCGCCGCCCGTGGGTCAAGACCTCGCTCGCCCCCGGCAGCAAGGTCGTCATGGACTACTACGACCGCCTCGACCTCACCGACGAGCTGGCCGCCATCGGGTTCGACCTGGTCGGCTACGGCTGCACCACCTGCATCGGCAACTCCGGCCCGCTGCCGGCCGAGATCAGCCAGGCGGTCCAGGACAACGACCTCACCGTCGCCGCCGTGCTCTCGGGCAACCGCAACTTCGAGGGCCGCATCAACCCCGACGTGCGCCTCAACTACCTGGCGTCACCGCCGCTGGTCGTGGCCTACGCCCTGTCGGGCACCATGAGCTGGGACCCGCTCAACGAGCCCCTCGGCACCGACACCGAGGGCCAGCCGGTGATGCTGGCCGACATCTGGCCCGACGCCGGCGAGGTGGCCGAGGCCGTGGCCCGGGCCACCGGCGCCGACTCCTTCACCACCATCTACGACACCCTCTTCGACGGCGACGACCGCTGGCGGGCCATCGACGCCCCCACCGGCGACCGCATGGACTGGGACGGCGAGTCGACCTACGTCCGCCAGCCCCCGTACTTCGAGGGCCTCTCGCCCACCCCCTCCCCCCGCCGCGACATCGAGGGGGCCCGGGTGCTCGCCCTGCTGGGCGACTCGGTCACGACCGACCACATCTCCCCCGCCGGCAACATCAAGGCCGAGAGCCCGGCCGGTCGCTACCTCCACGACCACGGCGTCGAGAAGGCCGACTTCAACTCCTACGGCTCCCGCCGGGGCAACCACGAGGTGATGATCCGGGGCACGTTCGCCAACATCCGGCTCCGCAACCAGCTCCTGCCCGGCTCCGAGGGCGGCGTCACCAAGCACGTCCCCACGGGCGAGGCCATGGACATCTACGACGCGTCCGAGCGCTACCTCGCCGACGGCACCCCGCTCGTCGTCCTGGCCGGCGCCGAGTACGGGTCGGGCTCCTCCCGGGACTGGGCGGCCAAGGGCACGGCCCTCCTGGGCGTGCGGGCCGTCATCGCCCAGAGCTACGAGCGCATCCACCGCTCGAACCTGATCGGCATGGGCGTCCTGCCCCTCCAGCTGGCCGAGGGCGACTCGGTCGAGTCGCTCGGTCTCACCGGCGAGGAGGAGATCACCATCACCGGGCTCTCCACGCTGGGCGACGACGAGCCCGTGCCCCCGACCCTCGAGGTCCGGGCCGGCGACGTCACCTTCACCGCCACGGTCCGCATCGACACCCCGACCGAGCAGGCCTACTACCGCCACGGCGGCGTCCTCCCCTACGTGCTCCGCAGCATCCACCAGCGCACCCAGGACAGCTGA
- a CDS encoding TetR family transcriptional regulator: MADPTPETRQERKERTRQALLRAALRLLEKRSFDRLSLRQVTKEVGIVPGAFYRHFRDMDELGQALVEESFGTLRGMIRDARADVPRWDDAIKQSVATLVDHVHAHQSHFRFIVRERNGGSAVLRHAIEDQLRLFTEELAIDMRGFPYIGGWSDEDVTMIASLVVSTVVGTAAALTDLPRDRPEAEAAIRRTTERQLRLIFLGVPHWRSR; this comes from the coding sequence GTGGCCGACCCGACCCCCGAGACCCGCCAGGAGCGCAAGGAGCGCACCCGCCAGGCGCTGCTGCGAGCCGCCCTCCGGCTGCTGGAGAAGCGCAGCTTCGACCGCCTCAGCCTGCGCCAGGTGACCAAGGAGGTCGGGATCGTCCCCGGCGCCTTCTACCGCCACTTCCGGGACATGGACGAGCTGGGCCAGGCGCTGGTCGAGGAGTCCTTCGGGACGCTGCGGGGGATGATCCGCGACGCCCGCGCCGACGTGCCCCGCTGGGACGACGCCATCAAGCAGTCGGTGGCCACGCTGGTCGACCACGTCCACGCCCACCAGTCCCACTTCCGCTTCATCGTGCGGGAGCGCAACGGGGGCTCCGCCGTCCTCCGCCACGCCATCGAGGACCAGCTGCGCCTCTTCACCGAGGAGCTCGCCATCGACATGCGCGGGTTCCCGTACATCGGCGGCTGGAGCGACGAGGACGTCACCATGATCGCCAGCCTGGTGGTGAGCACCGTGGTGGGGACCGCGGCCGCCCTGACCGACCTGCCCCGCGACCGCCCCGAGGCCGAGGCCGCCATCCGGCGCACCACCGAGCGGCAGCTGCGGCTCATCTTCCTCGGCGTCCCCCACTGGCGGAGCCGCTGA
- a CDS encoding ferredoxin reductase yields MFTQLLELATAPHGVDRFLELVRPTWAADDTRARVVAATRETPDVVTLTLRPGRGWARGRAGQHVRLGVEIDGRRHTRCFSLASSEHRTDGLVEVTVKANPDGIVSRHLVATAAPGLVVALGAPEGDFTLPATRPDRLVLVSGGSGITPVMALLRTLVDEGHDRPITFLHYARTPADVIYADELAALGRTHPQLDVHVVTTRGAGTGALTGRFCAAHLEAVVPDLGGAEAYACGPVGLVDAALAHWEQAGAIDRLHVERYSLVAAPSDGAGERASGEGSTGARTHFAGSDVTVTSVGTTLLEQAEAAGLTPAFGCRVGICRTCTRTKVSGRVRDVRSGTVSGSGEEPIQLCVSAPCHDVVVDL; encoded by the coding sequence ATGTTCACTCAACTTCTGGAGCTGGCCACGGCCCCCCACGGGGTCGACCGGTTCCTCGAGCTGGTGCGCCCCACCTGGGCCGCCGACGACACCCGGGCCCGCGTCGTCGCCGCGACCCGCGAGACCCCCGACGTCGTCACCCTCACCCTGCGGCCGGGCCGGGGCTGGGCCCGCGGCCGGGCCGGCCAGCACGTCCGCCTCGGCGTCGAGATCGACGGCCGGCGCCACACCCGCTGCTTCTCGCTGGCGTCGTCCGAGCACCGCACCGATGGCCTCGTCGAGGTCACGGTCAAGGCCAACCCCGACGGCATCGTGAGCCGCCACCTGGTCGCCACCGCCGCCCCCGGCCTGGTGGTGGCCCTGGGTGCGCCCGAGGGCGACTTCACCCTCCCGGCCACCCGCCCCGACCGCCTCGTCCTGGTGAGCGGCGGCAGCGGCATCACCCCGGTGATGGCCCTGCTCCGCACCCTCGTCGACGAGGGCCACGACCGGCCGATCACCTTCCTCCACTACGCCCGCACCCCCGCCGACGTCATCTACGCCGACGAGCTGGCCGCCCTCGGCCGGACCCACCCCCAGCTCGACGTCCACGTCGTGACCACCCGGGGGGCCGGAACGGGCGCGCTGACCGGGCGGTTCTGCGCCGCCCACCTGGAGGCCGTCGTGCCCGACCTCGGCGGGGCCGAGGCCTACGCCTGCGGCCCCGTCGGCCTGGTCGATGCCGCCCTGGCGCACTGGGAGCAGGCCGGCGCCATCGACCGGCTCCACGTCGAGCGCTACTCCCTCGTCGCCGCCCCGTCGGACGGCGCCGGCGAGCGCGCGAGTGGCGAGGGCAGCACGGGCGCCCGCACCCACTTCGCCGGGAGCGACGTCACCGTCACCAGCGTCGGCACCACCCTCCTCGAGCAGGCCGAGGCCGCCGGGCTCACGCCCGCCTTCGGCTGCCGCGTGGGCATCTGCCGCACATGCACCCGCACCAAGGTCTCCGGCCGGGTGCGCGACGTGCGCAGCGGCACGGTGTCGGGCTCCGGCGAGGAGCCCATCCAGCTCTGCGTGTCGGCCCCGTGCCACGACGTCGTCGTCGACCTCTGA
- a CDS encoding acyl-CoA desaturase, with the protein MRLQRGLEVSGRVLLMAGILPPAWLGGVAALSLAKILDNMEIGHNVMHGQYDWMQDPALDSATFEWDTACPADQWRHSHNYVHHTFTNVLGQDRDVGYGLLRMTDEQRWHPRDLGNPVYALALAALFQWGVALHDVELDRVVAGTKTPAEAREKVEGVWRKARTQVLKDYALYPALAGPAAPVVLSGNLTANLVRNLWTFAVIFCGHFPDGVETFTPEEAEGEGRGGWYRRQLLGSANFRGGPLLHLLTGNLSHQIEHHMFPDLPAHRYAEIAEQVRAVCAEHGLPYNTGTFPGQLGTVARRIASLALPGREDEPVASRLGQLVGRLNPLGR; encoded by the coding sequence GTGCGCCTCCAGCGCGGCCTCGAGGTGTCGGGCCGCGTGCTGCTGATGGCCGGGATCCTGCCCCCGGCGTGGCTCGGCGGCGTCGCCGCCCTGTCGCTGGCCAAGATCCTCGACAACATGGAGATCGGCCACAACGTCATGCACGGCCAGTACGACTGGATGCAGGACCCGGCGCTCGACTCGGCCACCTTCGAGTGGGACACGGCGTGCCCGGCCGACCAGTGGCGCCACTCGCACAACTACGTCCACCACACCTTCACCAACGTGCTCGGCCAGGACCGCGACGTCGGCTACGGCCTCCTGCGCATGACCGACGAGCAGCGCTGGCACCCTCGCGACCTGGGCAACCCGGTCTACGCCCTCGCCCTGGCCGCCCTGTTCCAGTGGGGCGTCGCCCTCCACGACGTCGAGCTCGACCGGGTGGTGGCCGGCACCAAGACGCCGGCCGAGGCCCGCGAGAAGGTCGAGGGCGTGTGGCGCAAGGCCCGCACCCAGGTCCTGAAGGACTACGCCCTGTACCCGGCGCTGGCCGGCCCCGCCGCCCCCGTCGTGCTGTCGGGCAACCTGACCGCCAACCTCGTCCGCAACCTGTGGACCTTCGCCGTCATCTTCTGCGGCCACTTCCCCGACGGGGTGGAGACCTTCACCCCGGAGGAGGCCGAGGGCGAGGGTCGGGGCGGGTGGTACCGGCGCCAGCTGCTCGGCTCGGCCAACTTCCGCGGCGGCCCGCTGCTGCACCTGCTCACCGGGAACCTCAGCCACCAGATCGAGCACCACATGTTCCCGGACCTGCCCGCCCACCGGTACGCCGAGATCGCCGAGCAGGTCCGGGCCGTCTGCGCCGAGCACGGCCTGCCGTACAACACCGGCACCTTCCCGGGGCAGCTGGGCACCGTCGCCCGGCGCATCGCCTCGCTGGCGCTGCCCGGACGGGAGGACGAGCCAGTGGCGTCCCGGCTCGGCCAGCTCGTCGGCCGTCTCAACCCGCTGGGCCGCTGA